One genomic segment of Rubripirellula amarantea includes these proteins:
- a CDS encoding dockerin type I domain-containing protein, whose protein sequence is MRAFEPLETRRLLAGEILSFHLNARTADDVTALTDTSTRHTEVEVGQIFHLEISYQDLREPGLGETPEFGAYSIGVDVLASLPDAIVPVLTETQRILIGPSIKNAVEGTIDVSLVGIARTTTIDLIDFANSPNLTIKDAVVALGYSPEHIDVSFRSNEEGFMLLEVRYNDVSFAGINLPDLAFDFDVTDAGGDNVAVNLELESVPPVLNDGSINGQALKYNYDTHSRTYRDNQSFYDAINRGVYNPQLGFDEVNGVGELLYLPTEYGVDRSQPFDVLSIPVYINREVSNLELSLNPAERFHSNLVFGSDAALTNDQLEFDPANSTMTVSAKGSIVDSPLRNFYFTAVTEHGGHGLYMSDGNTTRLIRERFDGPDFAPQDLLYAANRLFFTATTNTGEREIYVTDGSEVGTRLLTNISGATGSEPMNLTDAGDRVYFTSVRADGQRELYVTEGDFTSARAVANLSGAISSEPEDLTVIGNKLYFTAINTRSERELYVTDGTRENTRPLLNLHSRFSSEPADITILGDKIVFSANARTGGTRQLYISDGTLGGTVAIASTNPEDLVVLDGKLFFTQETTNGSRVLSRTDGTTAGTVQIMTPNGTAFTHVLESVPFAGELYFVGQDANGSELYSVTSTSTTSRVVRNIAGRANGQPRDLTVVNQRLAFTALLPDGTRELFRTTGTEETTTLVANLYGATSASPESLTKIGNRLAFIATSPTGAKDLYFTDLSRSGTFLIDAALNDDFEMPSDITEANVSKFQIFKNGTGSLNPSTVIPLDANLDGEVSARDALVIVNYLAQINGGESELISDLIDGTPLEASPLDVNRDGSITARDALAVINYLSVQSTQQTALSIDDDDEFVASDDVTPAADEPTLF, encoded by the coding sequence ATGCGAGCCTTTGAGCCACTCGAAACCAGGCGGCTGTTAGCTGGCGAGATCCTTTCGTTTCACCTCAACGCCCGCACCGCCGATGACGTCACTGCGCTGACGGATACTTCAACTCGCCACACGGAAGTCGAAGTCGGCCAGATCTTCCACCTGGAAATCAGCTATCAAGATTTGCGGGAACCAGGACTTGGCGAGACACCTGAATTCGGTGCTTATTCCATCGGCGTGGATGTGCTTGCGAGCCTACCCGACGCGATCGTTCCGGTACTCACCGAAACGCAACGGATTCTTATCGGCCCCAGCATCAAGAATGCGGTCGAAGGAACGATCGACGTTTCTTTGGTGGGGATTGCTCGAACAACGACAATCGACCTGATTGACTTCGCCAACAGCCCCAATTTGACCATCAAAGATGCCGTCGTGGCACTAGGCTATAGCCCCGAACATATTGATGTTTCGTTCCGATCCAACGAAGAAGGGTTCATGCTGCTCGAGGTGCGTTACAACGACGTCTCTTTCGCCGGCATCAACCTTCCCGATCTTGCCTTTGATTTCGATGTTACCGACGCCGGTGGCGATAACGTCGCGGTCAACCTCGAATTGGAGTCCGTGCCACCGGTGCTCAACGATGGTTCCATCAATGGTCAAGCACTCAAATACAATTACGACACTCACTCGCGAACCTATCGGGACAATCAATCGTTTTACGATGCCATCAATCGCGGCGTTTACAATCCGCAGCTCGGGTTTGATGAAGTCAATGGCGTCGGCGAGTTGTTGTACTTGCCCACCGAGTACGGTGTCGATCGTTCGCAACCCTTTGATGTGCTAAGCATTCCCGTTTACATCAACCGCGAGGTTTCCAATTTAGAACTGTCGTTGAACCCGGCCGAGCGTTTCCATTCGAATTTAGTGTTCGGTTCAGACGCTGCACTGACCAACGACCAATTGGAATTCGATCCTGCTAATTCGACAATGACCGTTTCCGCGAAGGGATCGATCGTCGATAGCCCCCTGAGAAACTTTTACTTCACCGCAGTTACCGAGCACGGCGGACACGGGCTGTATATGTCCGATGGGAACACAACTCGCTTAATTCGCGAACGATTTGACGGTCCTGACTTTGCACCCCAAGACTTGCTTTACGCTGCCAATCGCTTGTTCTTCACCGCAACGACCAATACCGGTGAACGAGAGATCTATGTCACCGATGGCAGCGAAGTTGGCACACGGTTGCTGACCAATATCAGCGGTGCCACCGGCAGCGAACCGATGAACCTTACCGATGCCGGTGATCGCGTCTACTTCACGTCGGTCCGTGCCGACGGACAACGCGAACTTTACGTTACCGAGGGCGACTTCACATCGGCTCGCGCGGTTGCAAATTTGTCAGGTGCGATCTCCAGCGAACCTGAGGACCTTACTGTCATTGGGAACAAGCTTTACTTCACGGCAATCAACACGCGATCCGAACGTGAACTGTACGTTACCGATGGCACACGCGAGAACACTCGCCCGCTGTTGAATCTCCACAGCCGATTCAGTAGCGAACCGGCGGATATCACAATTCTAGGCGACAAGATTGTCTTCTCGGCCAACGCTCGAACTGGCGGCACGCGGCAGCTTTACATCAGCGATGGCACTTTGGGCGGAACGGTCGCCATTGCCTCGACCAATCCCGAAGACCTTGTTGTTTTGGACGGAAAGCTATTCTTCACCCAGGAAACCACCAATGGGTCAAGAGTGTTGTCCCGAACCGATGGGACCACTGCCGGTACCGTTCAAATCATGACGCCTAACGGCACCGCGTTTACTCACGTGCTCGAATCGGTACCCTTCGCCGGTGAACTTTACTTCGTCGGCCAGGACGCAAACGGATCAGAGCTTTACTCGGTAACGAGCACAAGCACGACCTCCCGCGTGGTTCGCAACATTGCGGGTCGAGCGAACGGTCAACCGCGAGACTTAACGGTCGTCAACCAACGTCTCGCGTTCACGGCCTTGCTTCCCGATGGCACGCGAGAACTGTTCCGCACCACCGGAACAGAAGAAACTACCACGTTGGTCGCCAATCTGTACGGCGCTACGTCGGCGAGCCCAGAATCGTTAACCAAGATCGGCAACCGCTTGGCGTTCATTGCGACTTCGCCGACCGGTGCAAAGGATCTGTATTTCACAGACCTGTCGCGCTCGGGCACGTTCCTGATCGACGCAGCACTCAACGACGACTTCGAAATGCCTTCGGACATCACCGAGGCGAACGTTTCGAAGTTCCAAATCTTCAAGAACGGCACTGGGTCGCTGAATCCTTCGACCGTCATCCCCCTAGACGCCAACCTTGACGGCGAGGTTTCGGCTCGCGATGCACTAGTGATCGTGAACTACCTTGCCCAGATCAATGGCGGTGAATCGGAACTGATTTCCGACTTGATCGATGGGACACCACTTGAGGCATCGCCGCTTGATGTCAATCGCGACGGCTCGATTACCGCTCGAGACGCGTTGGCGGTGATCAATTACTTGAGTGTCCAATCGACCCAGCAAACGGCCCTGTCAATCGATGATGACGACGAGTTCGTTGCCAGTGACGACGTCACGCCCGCCGCCGACGAACCAACGCTGTTCTAG